In Planctomycetia bacterium, the DNA window GCTCTCCAAGTCTTATTTCAAGACGACCTGAATCCCGGCCACAATCCGGGCGAGGCCGATGCGTTTCTCAAGCGGCGTTTGTCCGCTCCGGAACTCATCGAGTTCGCCCGTTCGCTCGTAGCCGGAGTGCGGCGCAACCGAGCCGAGCTCGACGACTACGTGACCCGCACGGCCGAAAACTGGGGGCTGCAACGAATGGCGGCGACCGACCGCAACGTCCTCCGGCTCGGGACGTTCGAGTTGGTCTACACCGCGACTCCCGGCGCCGTTGCGATCAACGAAGCGGTGGAGCTCGCGAAGCGCTACGGTACCGCGAACTCGGCGCAATTCGTGAACGGCATCCTCGACAAGGTAATGTCGCTACATCGCAAATCGGTCGGCTGACGCGACCGCCGCCGATCCATC includes these proteins:
- the nusB gene encoding transcription antitermination factor NusB; this translates as MSRRSRAREVALQVLFQDDLNPGHNPGEADAFLKRRLSAPELIEFARSLVAGVRRNRAELDDYVTRTAENWGLQRMAATDRNVLRLGTFELVYTATPGAVAINEAVELAKRYGTANSAQFVNGILDKVMSLHRKSVG